One genomic region from Sulfurimonas sp. hsl 1-7 encodes:
- a CDS encoding chemotaxis protein: MTQEELDALMGGDLDLDSLEDEEEVQNEEVELESDASNVPDMEGKEPPKWGPPATHENKVVHQLDDVTKESEEKASEIFDIIEAISNDLMDKETDLSNVVDILEANVTLFKTLSEKFPDVSTFQTQLETNENALAEAQSVVEVLQNSGDSIMNVMDIMQYQDIHRQKIERVINVMRTLSHYMNSLFESQVDDSSRVSSAKHIEGDENDELASTEDIEALLEQFGQA, from the coding sequence ATGACTCAAGAAGAATTAGATGCATTGATGGGTGGCGATCTAGACCTAGACAGTCTTGAAGACGAAGAAGAGGTGCAAAACGAGGAAGTTGAGCTAGAAAGTGATGCTTCTAATGTACCTGATATGGAAGGTAAAGAACCACCAAAGTGGGGACCTCCTGCAACTCATGAAAATAAAGTAGTGCATCAACTCGATGATGTTACCAAAGAGTCTGAAGAGAAAGCATCAGAGATTTTTGATATTATTGAGGCAATTAGCAATGACCTTATGGATAAAGAAACAGATCTTAGTAATGTAGTGGATATATTAGAAGCAAATGTAACACTCTTTAAAACACTAAGTGAAAAGTTTCCGGATGTAAGTACATTTCAGACACAACTTGAAACAAATGAGAATGCTTTAGCAGAAGCACAGTCTGTAGTGGAAGTATTACAAAATTCAGGTGATTCGATCATGAATGTAATGGATATTATGCAGTATCAGGATATCCACCGTCAAAAAATCGAACGTGTTATTAATGTAATGAGAACTTTATCTCATTATATGAACTCACTATTTGAATCACAAGTAGATGATAGTTCACGTGTATCTTCAGCAAAACATATTGAGGGTGATGAGAACGATGAACTTGCTTCAACAGAAGATATAGAAGCATTATTAGAACAATTTGGACAGGCATGA
- a CDS encoding histidinol-phosphatase, protein MIVDLHNHTPLCNHADGKIDEYILAAVNSGTKVFGFADHAPMDFDPKYRMSFEEMSCYESDVLDAKQRYKDQIKILLGYEVDYLEGHMDKRVLDADVDYLIGSVHFIDEWGFDNPEFIGRYEHENIDEIWEKYFLAIEKMAKTKLFDIVGHLDLIKVFKFMPNKDIVELAKNALHAIKEADMTLEINVAGYRKPIGEAYPSKELLQAAFELDIPITFSSDAHKPEQVNLYNDQVVKLARDVGYKECAYYENRERKFLKF, encoded by the coding sequence ATGATCGTCGATTTACACAACCATACACCCCTTTGTAATCATGCAGATGGGAAGATTGATGAGTATATATTAGCAGCTGTTAATTCAGGCACAAAAGTGTTTGGTTTTGCCGATCATGCACCTATGGATTTTGACCCTAAATATCGTATGAGCTTTGAAGAGATGAGCTGTTATGAATCAGATGTTTTAGATGCAAAACAGAGGTATAAAGATCAGATAAAAATTTTGCTCGGATATGAGGTTGACTACCTAGAAGGGCATATGGATAAAAGAGTACTTGATGCAGATGTAGACTATCTTATAGGTTCTGTTCACTTCATAGATGAATGGGGATTTGACAATCCGGAATTTATCGGTCGATATGAACATGAAAATATTGATGAAATTTGGGAAAAATATTTTTTAGCCATTGAAAAAATGGCAAAAACAAAACTGTTTGATATTGTAGGACATCTTGACCTTATTAAAGTATTTAAGTTTATGCCAAATAAAGATATTGTAGAACTTGCGAAAAATGCACTTCATGCTATTAAAGAAGCTGATATGACATTGGAGATTAACGTTGCAGGGTATAGAAAACCTATCGGTGAAGCTTACCCTTCAAAAGAGTTGCTCCAAGCAGCATTTGAGTTAGATATTCCGATCACATTTAGTTCAGATGCTCATAAACCTGAGCAAGTGAACCTTTATAACGATCAAGTTGTTAAACTTGCACGTGACGTTGGGTACAAAGAATGTGCCTATTATGAAAACAGAGAGCGAAAATTTTTAAAATTTTAG
- a CDS encoding globin — protein sequence MDLQITDGEIGVRPPVAKPHPGFLHEVGEERFKKLVYDHYESIKTSDIAFLFPIFDDDDFEEAKEHAFAFLVEISGGPDYFTQTRGQHQMVGRHAPFRIDEHARKSWLALYKPLLEALVDEGITPEYIESFWNYLDIFSMWLVNTKS from the coding sequence GTGGATTTACAAATTACTGATGGAGAGATAGGTGTTAGACCACCTGTTGCAAAACCCCATCCCGGTTTTTTACATGAAGTAGGTGAAGAGAGATTCAAAAAACTTGTATATGATCACTATGAATCTATAAAAACAAGTGATATCGCATTTTTATTTCCAATTTTTGATGATGATGATTTTGAAGAAGCAAAAGAACATGCTTTTGCATTCTTAGTTGAAATTAGCGGTGGGCCTGATTACTTTACTCAAACAAGAGGGCAGCATCAAATGGTTGGGCGTCATGCTCCGTTTCGTATAGATGAACATGCTAGAAAATCGTGGTTAGCACTCTATAAACCACTTTTAGAAGCATTGGTAGATGAAGGGATTACACCTGAATATATCGAATCTTTTTGGAATTACCTTGATATATTTTCAATGTGGTTGGTAAATACGAAGAGCTAA
- the trxA gene encoding thioredoxin translates to MGKYIELTGADFESTVAEGVTLVDFWAPWCGPCRMIAPIIEELAEEFDGKAKICKVNTDEEQDIAVKFGIRSIPTILFFKDGEMVEQMVGAASKQAFADKLNSLL, encoded by the coding sequence ATGGGTAAATATATTGAATTAACAGGTGCAGATTTTGAATCAACAGTAGCAGAAGGTGTTACATTAGTAGACTTTTGGGCTCCATGGTGTGGTCCATGTCGTATGATTGCTCCAATCATCGAAGAATTAGCTGAAGAGTTTGACGGAAAAGCTAAGATTTGTAAAGTAAATACAGATGAAGAGCAAGACATTGCTGTTAAATTCGGTATTCGTTCTATCCCAACTATTCTTTTCTTCAAAGATGGTGAGATGGTTGAGCAAATGGTTGGTGCTGCTTCAAAACAAGCTTTCGCTGACAAACTTAACTCTCTTTTATAA
- the trxB gene encoding thioredoxin-disulfide reductase yields the protein MLDCAIVGGGPAGLTAGLYATRGGLENVVMYEKGMPGGQITQSSEIENYPGVTGEITGMDLMMPWPEQCQKFGLKHDMVEVTRITKEGDVFTIHKGDGSTDQAHSVIVGTGSSPRRAGFKGEDEFFGKGVSTCATCDGFFYKGKEVAVIGGGDTALEEALYLAKICSKVYLIHRRDTFRSAPNTVKRVENTENIELVLNSTPEEVYGDAMGVTGVRVINNNGETRDIEVPGVFTFVGNDVNNQVLIQEDGSFLCDVNEQGQVMVNLSMKTSVPGLFATGDMRVEAPKQVVSAAGDGAVAALSAISYVDELLN from the coding sequence ATACTTGATTGTGCTATAGTTGGTGGTGGACCTGCAGGTTTAACTGCAGGACTTTATGCGACACGCGGCGGATTAGAAAATGTAGTTATGTATGAAAAAGGTATGCCCGGCGGACAAATTACACAAAGTTCTGAGATAGAAAACTATCCTGGTGTAACAGGTGAGATTACGGGAATGGATCTTATGATGCCATGGCCTGAGCAATGTCAAAAATTTGGTCTTAAACACGATATGGTAGAAGTTACTCGTATTACTAAAGAGGGAGATGTTTTTACAATCCACAAAGGTGATGGCTCTACAGATCAGGCACACTCTGTAATTGTAGGAACTGGTTCTTCTCCAAGACGTGCAGGTTTTAAAGGTGAAGATGAGTTCTTCGGTAAAGGTGTAAGTACATGTGCTACTTGTGACGGTTTTTTCTATAAAGGGAAAGAGGTAGCAGTAATCGGCGGTGGTGATACAGCACTTGAAGAAGCACTTTACCTGGCAAAAATTTGTTCAAAAGTATATCTGATCCACAGACGCGACACATTCCGTTCAGCACCAAATACTGTTAAACGTGTAGAGAACACTGAAAATATTGAACTTGTATTAAACTCTACTCCTGAAGAAGTTTACGGTGATGCTATGGGTGTAACTGGTGTACGCGTTATCAATAATAATGGTGAAACCAGAGATATTGAAGTACCGGGTGTATTTACATTTGTTGGTAATGATGTAAACAACCAAGTACTTATCCAAGAAGACGGTTCTTTCCTTTGTGATGTAAATGAGCAAGGGCAAGTTATGGTTAACCTTAGTATGAAAACTTCAGTTCCTGGACTTTTTGCAACAGGCGATATGCGTGTTGAAGCTCCAAAACAAGTTGTTAGTGCAGCAGGTGACGGTGCAGTTGCCGCACTGAGTGCAATTAGCTATGTTGATGAACTTTTAAACTAA
- the dapB gene encoding 4-hydroxy-tetrahydrodipicolinate reductase produces MIKVGVFGASGRVGKLLIEDLKSTAGMSVSSVFVRNSLDFAIDPSVLVTSDMHTFLNGCDIVIDFSLPEACESLLEEAVKTPKPLVIGTTGLNTHQLNLLKQASEVMPVLYATNMSLGVALLNKLVYQASKTLEGFDIEIVEMHHRHKKDAPSGTALTLSESAAAGRGLDIDKVRVSGRDGNIGERTSDEIAVMALRGGDIVGRHTVGFYNDGEFIELNHTATSRNTFSKGAIRAGKWLADKEAGLYSISDCLEIN; encoded by the coding sequence ATGATAAAAGTTGGCGTATTTGGTGCAAGCGGTCGTGTAGGAAAACTGTTAATAGAGGATTTAAAATCAACTGCGGGTATGAGTGTAAGTAGTGTATTTGTACGTAATTCTTTAGACTTTGCTATTGATCCTTCTGTTTTAGTAACATCTGACATGCATACATTTTTAAATGGTTGTGACATAGTAATAGACTTTTCACTTCCTGAAGCTTGTGAAAGTTTACTTGAAGAAGCAGTAAAAACACCAAAACCGCTCGTTATCGGAACAACCGGTTTAAATACACACCAACTAAATCTTTTAAAACAGGCTAGTGAAGTTATGCCTGTTTTATACGCTACAAACATGAGTCTAGGTGTAGCACTCTTAAATAAACTTGTATATCAGGCTTCAAAAACTTTAGAAGGGTTTGATATCGAGATCGTTGAGATGCACCACAGACACAAAAAAGATGCACCAAGCGGTACGGCACTAACACTCAGTGAATCAGCTGCAGCAGGTCGTGGACTTGATATAGACAAGGTACGCGTAAGTGGACGTGACGGTAACATCGGAGAAAGAACTAGTGATGAGATAGCAGTAATGGCACTTCGCGGTGGTGATATCGTAGGACGCCATACTGTAGGTTTTTATAACGACGGTGAGTTTATAGAACTGAACCACACTGCAACAAGTAGAAATACGTTCTCTAAGGGTGCTATCCGTGCCGGAAAATGGCTTGCAGATAAAGAGGCAGGACTTTACTCTATCTCTGATTGTTTAGAGATAAACTAA
- a CDS encoding tetratricopeptide repeat protein has translation MFKWILLTLIPILSFALEISIDSAKENFIKYSILHLNDQSKFTCKALQNEFQETKEIVCAFSKRSSKDVKHLEDEFFKVNTFIQKGTFFLSIKPKHKMKLYSNIFDLTEDTTLFSADVSLSDSWIVVGYKDKFPLVKKDQRSDLAINFPFYMEQDKLPYVGSLDIKGNPVAIKRVEDVSEYIKVKQYFEQKDYERCLDITNDILKKYPNTLFKAELLYYKIKIYEKLKDYDNVIESAKIFLREYSADENVAEVLSLIAYGYSKIGLSSDSDYFFDRLFSEHAGTKYAQRGFIYKGEALEESGGASQAEKFYKKALYETKDVDVAVEAAYHLSNLAFSQSPKESSKYLEKILKVKPQYFKEDLKTSLDLVKELVEAGQYQTAADIDSALLDAINPTYDEYEEVLAYKGLYLAHTSEKRAALDALNSYMKKFPEGDYIKEVELAKDQLFFDVDDMNSSVKLAEFNKLIEEYQNDSIGSKALYEKTKLLNSLGKYAQVLNLKSELLALDQTTYTEVPSIIETAAIGAMQESLEKKNCEEVLIISSEHNVTLSSKWDDGVYECAMMGGDYQLAKQMTVKNIDTKDVQEKEKWLFRYIKVDFATGNYQDVLQAAKDLTTLIELDKDEKYLEVYRILFDTYNRLEKQDEMIKAIVKVEEVFKDSYKDIDRYANMVAVGVAKKDDNMVIKYGKKIYDLQRRTSSHAQTPYIEFSLYQAYMNKDNYENALEVIKSLDDAKLSTSDRARQKYLLGSAYSKLWKDDEAQKAYDEAIQADKGSAWAKLAQSAKNI, from the coding sequence TTGTTTAAATGGATACTCTTAACCCTTATACCTATCCTCTCTTTTGCACTTGAGATCTCTATCGACAGTGCAAAAGAGAACTTCATAAAATACTCTATCTTACATCTCAACGATCAAAGTAAATTTACCTGTAAAGCTTTACAAAATGAATTTCAAGAAACAAAAGAGATCGTGTGTGCATTTTCAAAAAGATCATCTAAAGATGTAAAACATCTAGAAGATGAGTTTTTTAAAGTGAATACCTTTATACAAAAGGGTACTTTTTTCCTCTCTATAAAACCAAAACATAAGATGAAACTCTATTCAAACATATTTGACCTTACAGAAGACACTACTCTTTTTAGTGCAGATGTTTCGTTAAGTGATAGCTGGATAGTTGTAGGATATAAAGACAAGTTTCCTTTAGTGAAAAAAGATCAGCGTTCCGATTTAGCAATTAATTTTCCTTTTTATATGGAGCAAGATAAATTACCGTATGTTGGTAGTTTAGATATCAAAGGGAATCCGGTTGCAATCAAAAGAGTGGAAGATGTTTCGGAATATATAAAAGTAAAACAATATTTTGAACAAAAAGATTATGAGAGATGTTTAGATATTACAAATGATATTTTGAAAAAATATCCAAATACACTTTTTAAAGCAGAACTTCTTTACTATAAAATTAAGATCTATGAAAAACTAAAAGATTATGACAATGTTATAGAGAGTGCAAAAATCTTTTTACGCGAGTACTCGGCAGATGAAAATGTTGCAGAAGTACTCTCTTTAATAGCATACGGATATTCGAAAATAGGTTTAAGTTCCGATTCCGACTATTTCTTTGATAGATTATTCAGTGAACATGCAGGAACTAAATATGCACAACGCGGATTTATCTATAAGGGGGAAGCACTAGAGGAATCTGGCGGTGCTTCACAAGCTGAAAAATTTTATAAAAAAGCTTTATATGAAACGAAAGATGTTGATGTGGCAGTAGAAGCTGCTTACCATCTTTCTAATTTGGCATTTTCACAATCTCCAAAAGAATCAAGTAAGTATTTAGAAAAAATATTGAAAGTAAAACCGCAGTATTTTAAAGAGGATTTAAAAACCTCTTTAGACCTCGTTAAAGAGTTGGTAGAAGCAGGGCAATATCAAACTGCTGCGGATATCGATTCTGCATTGCTTGATGCTATTAATCCTACTTACGATGAATATGAAGAGGTCTTGGCTTATAAAGGATTGTATTTAGCTCATACAAGTGAAAAAAGAGCAGCATTAGATGCTTTAAACAGTTATATGAAAAAGTTTCCGGAAGGAGATTACATAAAAGAGGTTGAATTAGCCAAAGATCAACTCTTTTTCGATGTAGATGATATGAACAGTAGTGTGAAACTAGCAGAGTTCAATAAGTTGATCGAGGAGTATCAAAACGATTCAATCGGATCAAAAGCATTATATGAAAAAACAAAACTTTTGAACAGTTTGGGAAAATATGCTCAAGTTCTTAATTTAAAGTCGGAACTATTGGCTTTAGACCAAACAACATATACTGAAGTACCTTCTATCATAGAGACTGCAGCTATTGGAGCAATGCAAGAATCACTGGAAAAGAAAAACTGTGAAGAGGTCCTTATAATATCAAGTGAACACAATGTAACCCTTTCAAGTAAATGGGATGACGGTGTTTATGAATGTGCCATGATGGGCGGTGATTATCAGTTGGCAAAACAGATGACAGTTAAAAATATTGACACCAAAGATGTTCAAGAGAAAGAGAAATGGCTCTTTAGATACATAAAAGTAGATTTTGCGACAGGAAACTATCAGGATGTTCTTCAAGCAGCAAAAGATTTAACGACACTCATAGAGCTAGATAAGGATGAAAAATACTTAGAGGTATATAGAATCTTGTTTGACACATATAACCGTTTAGAAAAACAAGATGAGATGATCAAAGCGATAGTAAAAGTTGAAGAGGTTTTCAAAGACAGTTATAAAGATATAGACAGATATGCAAATATGGTTGCAGTAGGTGTTGCAAAAAAAGATGATAACATGGTGATTAAATATGGTAAAAAAATCTATGACTTGCAAAGACGAACATCATCACATGCACAAACACCATATATAGAGTTCTCTTTATATCAAGCATATATGAATAAAGATAACTATGAAAATGCCTTAGAGGTTATTAAGTCTTTAGATGATGCAAAACTCTCTACAAGCGATAGAGCACGCCAAAAATATTTACTTGGTTCTGCATATAGTAAGTTGTGGAAAGATGATGAAGCTCAAAAAGCATATGATGAAGCAATCCAAGCAGATAAAGGTTCTGCTTGGGCGAAGTTAGCACAAAGTGCTAAAAATATTTAG
- the nuoN gene encoding NADH-quinone oxidoreductase subunit NuoN has product MLSPINIPVESLNLMTLAPMLIPIIGALLILVVDLFKGGLHKSLYVVLSLLFLGMDFIALVDSSEIFTQSGVTMGVFDLMLIDGLAILSQFIIVLASMLFIPLALTHKRFHEFSYPEFFALFLFMIGGFQFMVSSDNLILIFVGLETSSLALYTMIAMHNRDKSFEAAVKYFTMGALAAGFYSFGAMVFYALTGSVEINKIALVLANNNYADIGYVLVAVVFMLASFGFKLSLVPFHTWAPDVYEGSSAAMAGYMSIVPKIAAFVVTMRLFEFLVHSDIVWLEVILYIFVVVTMTISNLWALVQTDVKRMLAYSSISHAGFVMAAILIGTTQANSALFLYWVLFSFVNLGSFSMLWISRQKHLREHQMSDHSFDKFAGMIKTAPISALIMALFMLSLAGIPPFALFWGKLYMISSAVTSGYTILALIMALNSAIAGYYYLKLIVYMFMKEPIIDNDGGQLYVANATKPLNTIIGIAVLGTIFAFLAVNPLLEFITAFVYNSGY; this is encoded by the coding sequence ATGTTATCACCAATAAATATCCCTGTAGAGTCGTTAAACTTAATGACTCTAGCACCAATGTTAATACCTATCATTGGAGCACTATTAATTTTAGTTGTTGATCTATTTAAAGGTGGTCTTCATAAGAGTTTATATGTAGTACTTTCTTTATTATTCTTAGGTATGGATTTTATCGCACTTGTAGATTCAAGTGAGATCTTTACTCAAAGTGGTGTCACTATGGGTGTGTTTGATTTAATGTTAATTGACGGTTTAGCAATACTTTCACAATTTATTATTGTGCTTGCATCTATGCTGTTTATTCCATTAGCGTTAACACACAAGCGTTTCCACGAGTTCTCGTATCCTGAGTTCTTTGCATTGTTCCTATTCATGATTGGTGGATTCCAGTTTATGGTTTCGTCTGATAACCTAATCCTTATCTTTGTAGGTTTAGAGACGTCATCTTTAGCGCTTTACACTATGATCGCTATGCATAACCGTGACAAATCATTTGAAGCGGCAGTTAAATACTTTACTATGGGTGCATTAGCAGCTGGTTTCTACAGTTTTGGTGCGATGGTATTTTATGCACTTACTGGTTCAGTTGAGATCAATAAAATCGCTTTAGTTTTAGCAAACAACAACTATGCAGATATCGGTTACGTGCTTGTAGCTGTAGTGTTTATGTTAGCATCTTTTGGTTTCAAACTATCTCTTGTTCCATTCCATACATGGGCACCTGATGTTTATGAGGGTAGTTCTGCTGCAATGGCTGGATATATGTCAATCGTACCAAAAATTGCGGCATTTGTTGTGACTATGAGACTTTTTGAATTCCTAGTTCACAGTGATATCGTTTGGTTAGAAGTTATCCTTTACATCTTTGTTGTTGTAACAATGACTATCTCTAACCTTTGGGCACTTGTACAAACAGATGTGAAACGTATGCTTGCATACTCTTCAATCTCTCATGCAGGTTTTGTTATGGCAGCTATCTTAATCGGAACAACTCAAGCAAATTCTGCATTGTTCTTATACTGGGTACTGTTCTCATTTGTAAACCTTGGTTCATTCTCTATGTTATGGATCTCAAGACAAAAACATTTACGTGAGCATCAGATGTCAGATCATTCATTTGATAAATTTGCAGGAATGATAAAAACTGCACCGATTAGTGCACTTATTATGGCTCTGTTCATGTTAAGTTTAGCAGGTATTCCTCCATTTGCACTATTCTGGGGTAAACTATATATGATTTCTTCTGCAGTAACAAGCGGATATACGATATTAGCACTTATTATGGCTCTTAACTCTGCAATTGCAGGTTACTACTATTTAAAACTTATCGTGTATATGTTTATGAAAGAGCCAATCATCGACAACGACGGTGGTCAGCTATATGTAGCAAATGCTACGAAACCGTTAAACACTATCATTGGTATAGCAGTATTAGGAACAATCTTTGCTTTTCTAGCTGTAAATCCACTACTAGAGTTTATTACGGCTTTTGTATACAACAGTGGTTATTAA
- a CDS encoding NADH-quinone oxidoreductase subunit M, with protein sequence MIDHILSILIFFPALAGILGFMIQKESIRAFGVSVSVVEFALSLWLWFAFDGNVSGMQFMEQLPLVPAYGINYILGVDGISLFIIILASFFTMIGIASLTDTPNVKNMIITLLFLQMTMIGVFAALDAIVFYVFWELSLVPMVYIIGAWGGPLRIYASIKFFLYTFAGSLVMLVGMLFMAFFYYQATGVWSFALLDWYRLILPETFQLWLFAAFFIGFAIKVPMFPFHTWLPYAHGQAPTIGSVILAAILLKMGTYAFIRFSLPLFPDASAFFMVPIAIIAIIMIIYTAMVAYAQEDIKQVVAYSSISHMGVIILGTFALNVEGISGSIFLMIAHGVVSGALFLLVGVIYDRRHTKMMSEFGGLANVMPRYATIFGIMLMASVGMPLTINFVGEFLSLLGFYQQSHMLTLLAGTAIIVGAIYMLSAYKKMFFGNEIKEENKNLPDVNKRELIALIPLSVITIWLGVYPKPVLEPIDNSVKAIVQLMHNKSQTDLAKERIPNLVESKEIVIAAKSSIKEVH encoded by the coding sequence ATGATAGATCACATTTTATCAATTTTAATTTTCTTTCCAGCATTAGCGGGTATTTTAGGATTTATGATCCAAAAAGAGAGTATCCGTGCTTTTGGTGTGAGTGTTTCTGTTGTTGAGTTCGCACTCTCGCTATGGCTATGGTTTGCATTTGACGGCAATGTTTCTGGTATGCAATTTATGGAGCAGTTACCTTTAGTACCTGCATATGGTATTAACTATATTTTAGGTGTTGATGGTATCTCTTTATTTATTATCATCTTGGCTTCATTCTTTACAATGATTGGTATTGCGTCACTTACTGATACTCCAAACGTTAAGAACATGATCATTACACTACTGTTTTTACAAATGACTATGATTGGTGTTTTTGCTGCTTTAGATGCAATCGTGTTCTACGTGTTCTGGGAACTTTCTCTTGTACCAATGGTATATATCATCGGTGCATGGGGTGGACCGCTTCGTATATATGCATCAATTAAGTTCTTCCTGTATACATTTGCAGGTTCACTTGTAATGCTTGTTGGTATGCTTTTTATGGCATTCTTTTACTACCAAGCTACTGGTGTATGGAGTTTTGCTCTACTTGACTGGTATAGACTTATCTTACCGGAGACATTCCAGTTATGGTTATTTGCAGCATTCTTTATCGGTTTTGCGATCAAAGTTCCAATGTTCCCGTTCCATACATGGTTACCATATGCTCACGGTCAAGCACCGACTATCGGTTCTGTTATCCTTGCAGCTATTTTACTTAAGATGGGTACATATGCGTTTATCCGTTTTTCATTACCACTGTTCCCGGATGCATCAGCATTCTTTATGGTGCCAATAGCAATTATCGCTATTATTATGATCATCTATACTGCGATGGTTGCATATGCTCAAGAAGATATTAAACAAGTTGTTGCTTACTCTTCAATTTCACACATGGGTGTTATTATCCTTGGTACTTTTGCATTAAACGTTGAAGGTATCTCTGGTTCTATTTTCTTAATGATTGCACACGGTGTTGTTTCAGGTGCACTGTTCTTACTTGTTGGTGTTATCTATGACAGACGTCATACTAAGATGATGAGTGAGTTTGGTGGTTTAGCGAATGTTATGCCTAGATATGCAACTATCTTTGGAATCATGTTAATGGCTTCTGTTGGTATGCCGCTTACAATCAACTTCGTTGGTGAGTTCTTAAGTTTACTTGGATTCTATCAACAATCACATATGTTGACACTACTTGCCGGTACTGCGATCATCGTTGGTGCTATCTATATGTTGTCAGCATACAAAAAAATGTTCTTTGGTAATGAGATTAAAGAGGAGAATAAAAATCTTCCTGATGTAAATAAACGTGAACTTATTGCATTAATTCCATTATCTGTTATTACAATCTGGTTAGGTGTATATCCAAAACCTGTATTAGAGCCAATTGACAACTCTGTAAAAGCAATTGTTCAATTAATGCACAATAAGTCACAAACTGATTTAGCAAAAGAGAGAATTCCTAATCTTGTTGAGTCAAAAGAGATAGTTATTGCTGCAAAATCTTCTATTAAGGAGGTACATTAA